A single region of the Arthrobacter sp. zg-Y820 genome encodes:
- a CDS encoding glutamate synthase subunit beta: MADPRGFLKVRERQTQPRRPVPVRIMDWKEVYEAQQKGVLKEQAGRCMDCGIPFCHQGCPLGNLIPEWNDLMYRDKGREAIERLHATNNFPEFTGRLCPAPCESSCVLGINQPAVTIKQVEVSIIDQAFDENWVTPHAPERLTDKTIAVVGSGPAGLAVAQQLTRAGHTVAVYERDDKIGGLLRYGIPDFKMEKLQVDRRLDQMRAEGTRFRTGVEVGRDISWEQLRRRYDAVVVATGSTVPRDLPIPGRELNGVHFAMEYLVQANRAVAGEQVRNSISAEGKHVIILGGGDTGADCLGTAHRQQAASVTTLAIGAQPPAERAAHQPWPMFPTLFETASAHEEGGERTYLASTVEFVGERGQLTGVKIAETEFVDGRRVPKAGTERVLPADLVFLSLGFTGPEPAGLAEQVHTEFDERSNVVRDGYYMTKTPGVFAAGDAGRGQSLIVWAIAEGRACAAAVDQWLMGSTRLPAPVAPTDRAISPL; this comes from the coding sequence GTGGCTGACCCACGCGGATTCTTGAAAGTACGTGAACGCCAGACCCAGCCGCGCCGGCCCGTACCGGTGCGCATCATGGACTGGAAAGAGGTCTACGAAGCCCAGCAGAAGGGCGTCCTGAAGGAACAGGCGGGCCGCTGCATGGACTGCGGCATCCCGTTCTGCCACCAGGGCTGCCCGCTGGGCAACCTCATCCCCGAGTGGAATGACCTGATGTACCGGGACAAGGGCCGCGAGGCCATTGAACGGCTGCACGCCACGAACAACTTCCCGGAGTTCACCGGGCGGCTGTGCCCGGCGCCGTGCGAGTCCTCCTGCGTGCTGGGTATCAACCAGCCGGCGGTCACCATCAAGCAGGTCGAGGTCTCGATCATCGACCAGGCCTTCGACGAAAACTGGGTGACCCCGCACGCGCCGGAGCGGCTCACCGACAAGACAATCGCCGTCGTCGGCTCCGGTCCCGCGGGCCTGGCCGTCGCGCAGCAGCTCACCCGCGCCGGCCACACCGTGGCAGTGTACGAGCGCGACGACAAGATCGGCGGGCTGCTGCGCTACGGCATCCCCGACTTCAAGATGGAAAAGCTGCAGGTGGACCGCCGCCTGGACCAGATGCGCGCCGAGGGAACCCGGTTCCGCACCGGCGTCGAAGTGGGCCGGGACATCAGCTGGGAGCAGCTGCGCCGGCGCTACGACGCCGTCGTGGTGGCCACCGGCAGCACCGTGCCGCGGGACCTTCCGATTCCCGGACGCGAGCTGAACGGCGTGCATTTCGCCATGGAGTACCTGGTGCAGGCCAACCGCGCCGTCGCGGGGGAGCAGGTCCGGAACTCCATTTCAGCCGAGGGCAAGCACGTGATCATCCTCGGCGGAGGCGACACCGGCGCCGACTGCCTGGGTACGGCGCACCGCCAGCAGGCCGCCTCGGTGACCACGCTGGCCATCGGAGCGCAGCCGCCGGCCGAACGCGCCGCACATCAGCCGTGGCCGATGTTTCCGACGCTGTTTGAAACCGCCAGCGCCCACGAGGAAGGCGGGGAGCGCACCTACCTGGCCTCCACCGTGGAGTTCGTGGGGGAGCGCGGGCAGCTGACCGGAGTGAAAATCGCCGAGACGGAGTTCGTGGACGGGCGGCGCGTGCCCAAGGCCGGCACCGAGCGGGTGCTGCCGGCGGACCTGGTGTTCCTCTCGCTCGGCTTCACCGGTCCGGAGCCCGCCGGGCTCGCCGAGCAGGTGCACACGGAGTTCGACGAACGCTCCAACGTAGTGCGGGACGGCTATTACATGACCAAAACGCCGGGCGTGTTTGCCGCCGGTGACGCCGGCCGCGGCCAGTCACTGATCGTGTGGGCGATTGCCGAAGGCCGTGCCTGCGCCGCCGCCGTGGACCAGTGGCTGATGGGTTCCACCCGTCTGCCGGCGCCCGTGGCGCCCACGGACCGGGCGATCTCGCCTCTCTGA
- the lgt gene encoding prolipoprotein diacylglyceryl transferase, whose protein sequence is MNLMSVLVPASIPSPPADFSSFSLGPLTIHAYALCILAGIVLALWMTSVRWRRRGLPEEAVWDIAIWAIPFGIIGGRLYHVISSPDAYFGVNGDLSLIPQIWRGGLGIWGAVALGAVGAWIGCRRAGIKLSTFADVGAPGLLLAQAVGRWGNWFNQELFGAPTEVAWGLEIDANNPNFPDGTAPGTLFHPTFLYESLWCLAGVALLLALDKRFRLRGGRLFWLYAAYYTLGRLWIEILRIDDAEMITLFGVTQRLNVWTSIGIFVFSVAMFIYLTFRARKGPEASFYLPGREPAAEVGAAPAGNKNETVKQDPDSGSSTGSLRANLAETKSEEDNSRKPGTPGTAK, encoded by the coding sequence ATGAACCTGATGTCCGTGTTGGTCCCGGCCAGCATTCCCAGCCCGCCCGCGGACTTCAGCAGCTTCTCGCTGGGGCCGCTGACCATCCACGCGTATGCGCTGTGCATCCTGGCCGGCATCGTCCTGGCCCTGTGGATGACCTCGGTCCGCTGGCGGCGCCGCGGCCTGCCCGAAGAAGCGGTGTGGGACATCGCCATCTGGGCCATTCCGTTCGGCATCATCGGCGGCCGCCTCTATCACGTCATCTCCTCGCCGGACGCCTACTTCGGCGTCAACGGCGACCTCTCGCTGATTCCGCAGATCTGGCGCGGCGGACTGGGCATCTGGGGAGCCGTGGCGCTGGGCGCCGTCGGCGCATGGATCGGCTGCCGGCGCGCCGGCATCAAACTCTCCACGTTCGCCGACGTCGGCGCTCCCGGCCTGCTGCTCGCGCAGGCCGTGGGCCGCTGGGGCAACTGGTTCAACCAGGAGCTCTTCGGCGCTCCCACCGAGGTGGCCTGGGGGCTGGAAATCGACGCCAACAACCCCAACTTCCCGGACGGAACAGCGCCCGGCACCCTCTTCCACCCCACCTTCCTGTACGAGTCGCTCTGGTGCCTGGCCGGCGTCGCCCTGCTGCTGGCACTGGACAAGCGGTTCCGGCTGCGCGGCGGACGCCTGTTCTGGCTCTACGCCGCCTACTACACGCTGGGCCGGCTCTGGATCGAGATCCTGCGCATCGACGACGCTGAAATGATTACGCTTTTTGGCGTCACACAACGGCTGAATGTGTGGACCAGCATCGGCATCTTCGTGTTCTCCGTGGCCATGTTCATTTACCTGACTTTCCGCGCCCGTAAAGGCCCGGAGGCCTCGTTCTACCTGCCCGGCCGGGAGCCGGCAGCCGAGGTCGGCGCGGCACCGGCAGGTAACAAGAATGAAACGGTGAAGCAAGATCCGGATTCCGGCTCATCAACGGGTTCTCTGCGTGCTAATCTCGCAGAGACAAAAAGCGAGGAGGATAATTCTCGCAAGCCCGGGACACCGGGTACTGCCAAGTAG
- the pyk gene encoding pyruvate kinase codes for MRRAKIVATFGPAINSYENTLAVLRAGVDVARMNMSHGDHDVHKSVYDNVRRASEELGKPVGIFADLQGPKIRLGRFMDGPHFLNKGDVFTITIEDVPGTKEIVSTTHTGLPNDVNVGDTLLIDDGKVAVRCTAVDDVKVVTEVTVPGAVSNNKGLNLPGVAVSVPAMSDKDEADLRWAIRTGVDMVALSFVRNAVDVRRVHEIMDEEGRRVPVIAKIEKPQAVAAIEEIIDAFDAIMVARGDLGVELPLEDVPLVQKNAIELARRWAKPVIVATQVLESMIESPRPTRAEASDCANAVLDGADAVMLSGETSVGKYPIETVTTMARIIESTEEHGLNRVPALGSKPRTRGGAITRAAVEIADQLDAKFVCTFTQSGDSARRLSRLRPKKPVLAFTPVEQTYRYMSLFWGIQPMLVEFAENTDQMTAQVDRTLFENELVELDDLVVIAAGSPPGQAGSTNSIKVHKVGDIADAGQRLDGQMRVKEKVGPWPIKSSNKGKAKSI; via the coding sequence ATGAGACGCGCAAAAATTGTGGCCACTTTTGGCCCCGCAATCAACAGCTACGAAAACACCCTCGCGGTTCTGCGCGCAGGAGTGGACGTGGCTCGGATGAACATGAGCCACGGCGACCACGACGTACATAAGTCCGTGTACGACAACGTGCGCCGCGCTTCCGAGGAACTGGGCAAGCCCGTCGGCATCTTCGCCGACCTGCAGGGCCCCAAGATCCGCCTGGGCCGTTTCATGGACGGTCCGCACTTCCTGAACAAGGGTGATGTTTTCACAATCACCATCGAGGACGTGCCTGGCACCAAGGAGATTGTCTCCACCACGCACACCGGCCTGCCGAACGACGTCAACGTGGGGGACACCCTGCTGATCGACGACGGCAAGGTTGCGGTGCGCTGCACCGCTGTGGACGACGTCAAGGTTGTCACCGAAGTAACCGTTCCCGGCGCCGTATCGAACAACAAGGGCCTGAACCTGCCCGGCGTTGCCGTCAGCGTTCCGGCCATGAGCGACAAGGATGAGGCCGACCTGCGTTGGGCCATCCGCACCGGCGTGGACATGGTTGCCCTGTCCTTCGTCCGGAACGCCGTCGACGTCCGCCGCGTCCACGAGATCATGGACGAGGAAGGCCGCCGCGTGCCGGTCATCGCCAAGATCGAGAAGCCGCAGGCCGTTGCCGCCATCGAGGAAATCATCGATGCGTTCGACGCCATCATGGTTGCCCGCGGCGATCTCGGCGTCGAGCTTCCCCTGGAAGACGTTCCCCTGGTGCAGAAGAACGCCATCGAGCTGGCCCGCCGCTGGGCGAAGCCGGTCATCGTGGCCACCCAGGTCCTGGAATCAATGATCGAGAGCCCGCGCCCCACCCGCGCGGAAGCCTCCGACTGCGCCAACGCCGTCCTTGACGGTGCGGACGCCGTGATGCTCTCGGGCGAAACCTCTGTGGGCAAGTACCCGATCGAAACCGTGACCACCATGGCCCGGATCATCGAGTCCACTGAAGAGCACGGCCTGAACCGCGTGCCCGCCCTGGGCTCCAAGCCGCGCACCCGCGGCGGCGCCATCACCCGTGCCGCCGTCGAGATCGCCGATCAGCTGGACGCAAAGTTCGTCTGTACCTTCACCCAGTCCGGTGACTCGGCCCGCCGGCTCTCCCGCCTGCGCCCCAAGAAGCCGGTCCTGGCCTTCACCCCGGTGGAGCAGACGTACCGCTACATGAGCCTCTTCTGGGGCATCCAGCCGATGCTGGTCGAGTTCGCCGAGAACACCGATCAGATGACCGCCCAGGTGGACCGCACGCTGTTTGAGAACGAGCTGGTCGAGCTTGACGACCTGGTGGTCATCGCCGCCGGTTCGCCTCCCGGACAGGCCGGTTCCACGAACTCCATCAAGGTGCACAAGGTGGGGGACATCGCCGACGCCGGTCAGCGCCTCGACGGGCAGATGCGGGTCAAGGAGAAGGTCGGCCCGTGGCCGATCAAGAGCAGCAACAAGGGCAAGGCCAAGTCCATCTAG
- a CDS encoding response regulator yields MSESTEPAPSNTPARRVIVAEDETLIRLDIVEILTGEGYDVVGEADNGEKAVALATELKPDLVLMDVKMPVMDGITAAEQIVKARIAPVVLLTAFSQKELVERAREAGAMAYVVKPFTPADLIPAIEIALSRHEEIKALEDEVSDLKEQFATRKLVERAKSLLTTKMGLTEPEAFRWIQKTSMDRRLSMREVAETIINQVN; encoded by the coding sequence GTGTCTGAGTCAACTGAGCCCGCACCGTCCAACACACCGGCGCGGCGCGTCATCGTCGCCGAGGATGAGACGCTGATCCGCCTCGACATCGTGGAAATCCTCACCGGCGAGGGATACGACGTCGTTGGCGAAGCCGACAACGGCGAGAAGGCCGTAGCACTGGCCACCGAACTCAAGCCGGACCTGGTCCTGATGGACGTCAAGATGCCCGTCATGGACGGCATCACGGCCGCCGAGCAGATCGTCAAGGCCCGCATTGCCCCCGTGGTCCTGCTGACCGCCTTCAGCCAGAAGGAACTCGTGGAGCGTGCCCGTGAAGCCGGTGCCATGGCCTACGTGGTCAAGCCGTTCACCCCCGCGGACCTGATTCCGGCCATCGAGATCGCCTTGTCCCGGCACGAGGAAATCAAGGCCCTCGAAGACGAGGTCAGCGACCTCAAGGAGCAGTTCGCCACCCGCAAGCTGGTGGAGCGCGCCAAGTCGCTGCTGACCACCAAGATGGGCCTGACCGAGCCCGAGGCCTTCCGCTGGATCCAGAAGACCTCCATGGATCGCCGGCTGAGCATGCGCGAAGTCGCCGAGACCATCATCAACCAGGTCAACTAG
- the gltB gene encoding glutamate synthase large subunit, with protein MTDLFPPGGSSAVSPFTRFAAFPADTGLYRAENEKDACGLAVIATLRGEPGHDIVDAALTALRNLEHRGAVGADEGTGDGAGLLTQVPDEFFRAVTAFDLPAAGTYAVGTAFLPTEGREQDTARAGVEAIAESEGLTVLGWRDVPIVADLVGAMSRACMPHFVQVFLAPADGDASDLDARAFRVRKRSQNKFGVYFPSLSSKTMVYKGMLTTAQLEPFYPDLSDPRFKTRLGIVHSRFSTNTFPSWPLAQPFRAIAHNGEINTVKGNRNWMRARQSQLKNPLLGETPEELYPICTPGASDSASFDEVAELLMLSGRPITHAIMMMIPEAWENHATMDPARRAFYQYHSMLMEPWDGPAAVSFTDGTQVGAVLDRNGLRPARYWVMEDGLVVLASEVGVVDIDPAKVVRKGRVSPGKMFLVDTEAGRLIEDSEIKAEMAAANPWADWVRENQVSLEELPEREHVLHTKASINRRQRTFGYTQEELRILLGPMARTGAEPLGAMGSDTPIAVLSQRPRLLFDYFVQSFAQVTNPPLDAIREELVTSMRASIGPVGNLLAAGQVRNHQIALNFPVINNDQLAKITNVTNNDGEKVSLKVRGLYRPQGGEAELRARISEICEKVSGAVNRGIEYIVLSDRDSSAQWAPIPSLLLLSAVHHHLLKSANRTKISLLVEAGDVREVHHVAVLMGYGASAVNPYLAMESCEELVRNGDITGVTREEAVSNLIKGLGKGVLKIMSKMGISTVASYCGAQTFEALGLGQELVDEFFHGTQSQLGGVGLDVIAAEAAARHASAYPDDEIEDPHRPLENGGEYQWRREGPPHLFNPETVFRLQHATRERRYDVFKAYTNGVDDQSKSLMTLRGLLEFRTAERSAVPIDEVEPVSSIVKRFSTGAMSYGSISQEAHETLAIAMNRLGAKSNTGEGGEDVERLLDPERRSAIKQVASGRFGVTSLYLTNADDIQIKMAQGAKPGEGGQLMAQKVYPWVARTRHSTPGVGLISPPPHHDIYSIEDLAQLIYDLKRSNPSARVHVKLVSEAGIGTVAAGVTKAKADVVLVSGHDGGTGASPLNSLKHAGAPWELGLAETQQTLMLNGLRDRVVVQVDGQLKTGRDVVIAALLGGEEFGFATAPLVVSGCVMMRVCHLDTCPVGVATQNPELRSRFTGKPEFIVNFFEFLAEEVREILAELGFRSLEEAIGHTELLDTKAAVDHWKADGLDLEPILRGADVVEPGAPMRNMVPQNHDLDSHFDNKLIEMSADALANRSPVRITLDVVNTDRSVGTMLGHTVTKTFGTDTLAPDTIDVTLTGQAGQSLGAFLPAGVTLRLLGDSNDYVGKGLSGGRIIVRPDRANVFDAARNVIAGNVIGYGATSGEMFLRGQVGERFLVRNSGATAVVEGIGDHGCEYMTGGQALILGPTGRNFGAGMSGGTAYLLDLRTERINKDALEKGELRLEPLDAEDADIVRGLLIRHVEETESVLAASLLEDFAATARRMTKVLPRDYAAVLDARASAAEAGLDPDGAEAWTRILEVTGG; from the coding sequence ATGACTGATCTGTTTCCGCCCGGCGGATCTTCCGCCGTTTCGCCGTTCACCCGCTTCGCCGCTTTTCCGGCGGACACCGGGCTGTACCGCGCCGAGAACGAAAAAGACGCCTGCGGGCTGGCCGTTATCGCCACCCTGCGCGGGGAACCCGGGCACGACATTGTCGACGCCGCCCTTACCGCCCTGCGCAACCTGGAGCACCGCGGTGCCGTGGGCGCAGACGAGGGAACCGGCGACGGGGCCGGGCTGCTGACCCAGGTGCCCGACGAATTCTTCCGTGCCGTCACCGCCTTCGACCTGCCCGCCGCCGGCACCTACGCCGTCGGCACCGCGTTCCTGCCCACCGAGGGCCGGGAGCAGGACACCGCCCGCGCCGGCGTGGAAGCGATCGCCGAGTCCGAGGGCCTCACCGTCCTGGGCTGGCGTGACGTGCCGATCGTCGCTGACCTGGTGGGCGCCATGTCCCGGGCCTGCATGCCGCATTTTGTCCAGGTGTTCCTGGCACCGGCCGACGGCGATGCCTCCGACCTGGACGCCCGCGCCTTCCGCGTCCGGAAACGGTCGCAGAACAAGTTCGGCGTGTACTTCCCCTCGCTGTCCTCCAAGACCATGGTCTACAAGGGCATGCTCACCACCGCGCAGCTGGAGCCGTTCTATCCGGACCTCTCCGATCCGCGCTTCAAGACCCGGCTGGGCATTGTCCACTCCCGGTTCTCCACCAACACCTTTCCGTCCTGGCCGCTGGCCCAGCCGTTCCGCGCCATTGCGCACAACGGCGAAATCAACACGGTCAAGGGCAACCGCAACTGGATGCGCGCCCGCCAGTCCCAGCTGAAGAACCCGCTGCTGGGCGAGACCCCGGAAGAGCTCTACCCGATCTGCACCCCGGGAGCCTCCGACTCGGCGTCCTTCGACGAGGTCGCCGAACTGCTGATGCTGTCCGGCCGACCGATCACTCACGCCATCATGATGATGATTCCCGAGGCCTGGGAAAACCACGCCACGATGGATCCGGCCCGCCGCGCCTTTTACCAGTACCACTCCATGCTGATGGAGCCATGGGACGGCCCCGCCGCCGTGTCCTTCACCGACGGCACGCAGGTCGGAGCGGTCCTGGACCGCAACGGCCTGCGCCCGGCCCGCTACTGGGTGATGGAGGACGGCCTCGTGGTCCTCGCCTCCGAGGTGGGCGTGGTGGACATTGATCCGGCGAAGGTGGTCCGCAAGGGCCGCGTCTCCCCGGGGAAGATGTTCCTGGTCGACACTGAAGCCGGACGCCTGATCGAGGATTCCGAAATCAAGGCCGAGATGGCTGCCGCGAATCCGTGGGCGGACTGGGTCCGGGAAAACCAGGTCTCCCTGGAGGAACTGCCCGAGCGCGAACACGTGCTGCACACCAAGGCCTCGATCAACCGCCGGCAGCGCACCTTCGGCTACACCCAGGAGGAACTGCGCATCCTGTTGGGCCCGATGGCCCGCACCGGCGCGGAACCGCTGGGCGCCATGGGCTCGGACACGCCGATCGCGGTGCTTTCCCAGCGTCCCCGGCTGCTCTTTGACTACTTCGTGCAGTCCTTCGCGCAGGTCACCAACCCGCCGCTGGACGCCATCCGCGAGGAACTGGTCACCTCCATGCGCGCCTCGATCGGCCCGGTCGGGAACCTGCTGGCCGCCGGCCAGGTCCGCAACCATCAGATTGCCCTGAACTTCCCGGTCATCAACAATGACCAGCTGGCCAAGATCACCAACGTCACCAACAACGACGGCGAGAAGGTCTCGCTGAAGGTGCGCGGCCTGTACCGCCCGCAGGGCGGCGAGGCCGAGCTGCGCGCCCGGATCTCCGAGATCTGCGAAAAAGTCTCCGGCGCCGTGAACCGCGGCATCGAGTACATCGTCCTCTCGGACCGTGACTCCAGCGCGCAGTGGGCACCGATCCCGTCGCTGCTGCTGCTCTCCGCCGTGCACCATCACCTGCTCAAGAGCGCCAACCGCACCAAGATCTCCCTGCTGGTGGAGGCCGGCGACGTCCGCGAGGTCCACCACGTGGCGGTGCTCATGGGCTACGGCGCCTCGGCGGTCAACCCGTACCTGGCGATGGAAAGCTGCGAGGAACTGGTCCGCAACGGCGACATCACCGGCGTGACCCGCGAAGAGGCAGTCTCCAACCTGATCAAGGGCCTCGGCAAGGGCGTCCTGAAGATCATGTCCAAGATGGGCATCTCCACGGTGGCCTCCTACTGCGGCGCGCAGACCTTCGAGGCCCTGGGCCTGGGCCAGGAACTGGTCGACGAGTTCTTCCACGGCACCCAGTCCCAGCTCGGCGGCGTCGGCCTGGACGTCATCGCCGCCGAAGCCGCCGCCCGGCACGCCAGCGCCTACCCGGACGACGAAATCGAGGATCCGCACCGGCCCCTGGAGAACGGCGGGGAATACCAGTGGCGCCGCGAAGGCCCGCCGCACCTGTTCAACCCCGAAACCGTCTTCCGGCTGCAGCACGCCACCCGTGAACGACGCTACGACGTGTTCAAGGCCTACACCAACGGCGTGGACGACCAGTCCAAGTCATTGATGACCCTGCGCGGCCTGCTCGAATTCCGCACCGCCGAACGCTCAGCGGTGCCGATCGATGAGGTGGAGCCCGTCTCCAGCATCGTGAAGCGCTTCTCCACCGGCGCGATGAGCTACGGCTCCATCTCGCAGGAGGCTCACGAAACGCTGGCCATCGCCATGAACCGCCTCGGCGCCAAGTCCAACACCGGCGAGGGCGGCGAGGACGTGGAACGCCTGCTCGATCCGGAGCGCCGCTCCGCGATCAAACAGGTGGCCTCCGGGCGCTTCGGCGTCACCAGCCTGTACCTGACCAACGCCGATGACATCCAGATCAAGATGGCCCAGGGCGCCAAGCCCGGCGAGGGCGGCCAGCTCATGGCGCAGAAGGTCTACCCCTGGGTTGCCCGCACCCGGCACTCCACCCCCGGCGTCGGCCTGATTTCCCCGCCGCCGCACCACGACATCTACTCCATCGAGGACCTCGCCCAGCTGATCTACGACCTCAAGCGCTCCAATCCGAGCGCCCGGGTCCACGTCAAGCTGGTGTCGGAGGCCGGCATCGGCACCGTGGCGGCGGGCGTGACCAAGGCCAAGGCCGACGTCGTTCTCGTTTCCGGGCACGACGGCGGCACCGGCGCCTCGCCGCTGAACTCGCTCAAGCACGCCGGCGCCCCCTGGGAGCTGGGACTGGCCGAGACCCAGCAGACGCTGATGCTCAACGGCCTCCGCGACCGCGTGGTGGTGCAGGTGGACGGCCAGCTCAAGACCGGACGCGACGTCGTGATTGCCGCGCTGCTCGGCGGCGAGGAGTTCGGTTTCGCGACCGCTCCGCTGGTGGTCTCCGGCTGCGTCATGATGCGCGTCTGCCACCTGGACACCTGCCCGGTGGGCGTGGCGACGCAGAATCCTGAACTCCGGTCCCGCTTCACCGGCAAGCCCGAATTCATCGTGAATTTCTTCGAGTTCCTGGCTGAGGAAGTGCGCGAAATCCTCGCCGAACTGGGGTTCCGCTCCCTCGAGGAGGCAATCGGGCACACCGAGCTGCTGGACACCAAGGCAGCCGTGGACCACTGGAAGGCCGACGGACTGGACCTGGAGCCGATCCTGCGCGGAGCCGACGTCGTCGAACCCGGCGCGCCCATGCGCAACATGGTGCCGCAGAACCACGACCTGGACTCGCACTTCGACAACAAGCTGATCGAAATGAGCGCCGACGCCCTGGCGAACCGCAGCCCGGTGCGCATCACCCTGGACGTGGTGAACACCGACCGCTCGGTGGGCACCATGCTCGGGCATACGGTGACCAAGACGTTCGGCACCGACACCCTGGCTCCCGACACCATCGACGTGACCCTCACCGGCCAGGCCGGTCAGTCACTCGGCGCATTCCTGCCGGCCGGCGTTACGCTGCGCCTGCTGGGGGACTCCAACGACTACGTCGGCAAGGGCCTCTCCGGCGGACGGATAATCGTCCGCCCGGACCGCGCCAACGTCTTCGACGCGGCACGGAACGTCATTGCCGGAAACGTGATCGGCTACGGCGCCACCAGCGGCGAGATGTTCCTGCGCGGCCAGGTGGGCGAACGCTTCCTGGTCCGCAACTCCGGAGCCACCGCCGTCGTCGAGGGAATCGGCGACCACGGCTGTGAATACATGACCGGGGGACAGGCACTGATCCTGGGCCCGACGGGACGCAACTTCGGCGCCGGCATGTCCGGCGGCACGGCGTACCTGCTGGATTTGCGGACCGAACGGATCAACAAGGACGCGCTGGAGAAGGGCGAGCTGCGCCTGGAACCGCTGGACGCCGAGGACGCCGACATTGTCCGCGGCCTGCTGATCCGGCACGTCGAGGAAACCGAATCCGTCCTGGCGGCGTCCCTGCTCGAGGACTTCGCCGCCACTGCCCGCCGCATGACCAAGGTGCTGCCGCGTGACTACGCCGCAGTGCTTGACGCCCGTGCCTCAGCTGCCGAAGCCGGGCTTGACCCCGACGGCGCCGAAGCATGGACCCGAATTCTGGAGGTAACCGGTGGCTGA